A stretch of Desulfobacter hydrogenophilus DNA encodes these proteins:
- the dnaE gene encoding DNA polymerase III subunit alpha, whose protein sequence is MADNQTDNKDIPFYHLHLHSEYSLLDGAIRLNDLMTRCTEYGMDAVSITDHGTMFGVAEFYEKAQKAGIKPILGCEVYVAPRTLNDRTQLDRKGLSHLVLLAKDMEGYTNLCKLVSVAQLKGFYFKPRIDKELLAEHAKGLVGLSACLKGDIPQAILAGDQAKADDLARFYLDTLGEGNFFLEVQENGMPIQHRVNNGLLDISKRLSIPMVATNDCHYLSNGDAKAHEILLCIQTGDTFDNADRFKFDSDQLYFKSGQEMADSLGHFPDAIANTKLIADMCEVNFGKKTYHFPRYDLGDGLSEDELFKKLAMKGFEERLAKIKEKNPDIDEQVYRDRIKYEIDIILEMGFPGYFLIVADFIDHARKIGVPVGPGRGSAAGSMVAYAMGITALDPIAHGLIFERFLNPARISMPDIDVDFCIEGREQVYDYTVKRYGGPEYVCQIITFGRLKAKAVIRDVGRALGVPLSEVDEVAKMIPDNAKNLKKALEEVPGIQDKCRETDVKTQMLEVAMLLEGLPRHASTHAAGVVVSDKPLCEYLPLFKGKDGETITQFDMNFTEKQGLVKFDFLGLRNLTVIKNCIALIEKQGDTPPDLLHLDYSDQKTFELLQNADTTGVFQLESSGMKELISRLKPASFSDIVALVALYRPGPLDSGMADNYVERKHGREPVVYLFPELEPVLEETYGVILYQEQVMKIAGVIANYSMAQADGLRKAMGKKIAAMMEEHRTLFMKGAQENGHDPKKAEELFNLMEKFGGYGFNKSHSAAYALIAYQTAFLKAHFPVEFIAALMTSERSNSDAVLKYMDECKGHNIKVLPPDVNQSDAFFNVNDHCIRFGLAAIKGVGEAAIESIVQDREKEGEYTSLYNFCERVNLSKANKKVLEALIKSGALDTTGDKRAQMMAMLEDALDHGARIQKEKADAQLDLFADSGVGICLPSNIPRMPDIDEWEGKVLLELEKEALGFYITGHPLDDYADIIRKFTSVNTISLQDVNDEKMVRIAGNLKVQKIHKTKKGDLMAFCSIEDQYSTVELVVFPNLYARTHTFLSQEQVVIIEAEVQRKENTVKLIGEAIVPATQAEILWAAGIVMQVDAQHHKTDVLDQLKPVIERYPGNCVSLFNIHIDSEHPDVMVKLSDDYKSDACPGFFQEIETILGPGTIETRCAPVKDKVKKKKRWPKKQVS, encoded by the coding sequence ATGGCGGATAATCAGACCGACAATAAAGATATACCCTTTTATCACCTGCATCTTCACTCCGAGTACTCCCTGCTTGACGGGGCCATTCGATTAAACGATTTGATGACAAGATGTACGGAATATGGCATGGATGCCGTGTCCATTACAGACCACGGCACCATGTTCGGTGTGGCCGAGTTCTATGAAAAAGCCCAAAAAGCCGGCATTAAACCCATACTGGGCTGCGAAGTCTATGTGGCGCCCAGGACCTTAAATGACCGAACCCAGCTGGATCGAAAGGGGTTAAGTCATCTGGTACTTTTGGCCAAAGACATGGAGGGGTACACCAACCTTTGCAAACTGGTCTCCGTGGCCCAGCTCAAGGGTTTTTATTTTAAGCCCAGAATAGACAAAGAACTTTTGGCCGAACATGCCAAAGGTCTTGTGGGGCTTTCCGCCTGTCTGAAAGGGGATATCCCCCAGGCCATTCTGGCTGGGGATCAGGCAAAAGCAGATGACCTGGCACGGTTTTATCTCGATACCCTGGGTGAAGGCAATTTTTTTCTCGAAGTTCAGGAAAACGGCATGCCGATTCAGCATCGTGTGAATAACGGTCTGCTCGATATAAGCAAGCGTCTTTCCATACCCATGGTGGCTACCAATGACTGTCATTACCTGTCCAATGGGGATGCCAAAGCCCATGAAATTCTTTTGTGCATTCAGACCGGTGATACCTTTGACAATGCAGACCGTTTTAAATTTGATTCGGACCAGCTTTATTTTAAATCCGGACAGGAGATGGCTGATTCCCTTGGCCATTTTCCCGATGCCATCGCCAATACAAAGCTGATAGCAGATATGTGCGAGGTGAATTTCGGCAAGAAAACCTACCATTTTCCCCGGTATGACCTTGGCGATGGATTGTCCGAGGACGAACTGTTTAAAAAACTTGCCATGAAAGGCTTTGAAGAACGCCTTGCCAAAATCAAGGAAAAGAATCCCGACATTGATGAGCAGGTCTACAGGGACCGGATTAAGTACGAGATTGACATCATTCTTGAAATGGGGTTCCCCGGTTATTTTCTCATTGTGGCCGATTTTATCGACCATGCGCGAAAGATCGGGGTGCCGGTGGGACCGGGCAGGGGGTCCGCGGCCGGCTCTATGGTGGCCTACGCCATGGGCATCACAGCCCTTGATCCCATTGCGCACGGGTTGATTTTTGAACGGTTTTTAAACCCGGCCCGTATTTCCATGCCTGATATTGACGTGGATTTCTGCATTGAGGGCAGAGAACAAGTTTACGATTATACGGTTAAGCGTTACGGCGGGCCGGAATATGTATGCCAAATTATCACCTTTGGAAGACTGAAAGCCAAGGCCGTTATTCGAGATGTGGGAAGGGCCTTGGGCGTTCCCCTCTCCGAAGTCGATGAAGTGGCCAAAATGATCCCTGACAATGCCAAAAATTTAAAAAAAGCATTGGAAGAGGTGCCGGGCATTCAGGATAAATGCCGGGAAACAGACGTTAAGACCCAGATGCTGGAAGTTGCCATGCTACTCGAAGGGTTGCCCCGGCACGCATCCACCCATGCTGCAGGCGTTGTGGTTTCCGACAAACCCTTGTGTGAATACCTGCCGCTGTTCAAGGGCAAAGATGGTGAAACCATTACCCAGTTTGACATGAACTTCACTGAAAAACAGGGTTTGGTTAAATTTGATTTTTTAGGGCTTCGTAACCTCACCGTCATTAAAAACTGTATTGCTCTGATAGAAAAACAGGGAGATACGCCGCCGGATCTTCTGCACCTTGATTATTCAGATCAAAAGACCTTTGAACTTCTGCAAAACGCCGATACCACCGGGGTGTTTCAGCTTGAAAGTTCCGGTATGAAGGAACTGATCTCCAGGCTGAAACCGGCCAGTTTTTCAGACATCGTGGCCCTTGTGGCCCTTTACCGGCCTGGCCCTTTGGATTCGGGTATGGCAGATAACTATGTGGAACGAAAGCATGGCCGGGAACCTGTGGTATATCTGTTTCCGGAACTTGAGCCCGTACTTGAAGAGACCTACGGGGTGATTTTGTACCAGGAGCAGGTCATGAAAATTGCCGGGGTCATTGCCAATTACAGCATGGCTCAGGCAGACGGGCTTCGAAAAGCCATGGGTAAAAAGATTGCCGCCATGATGGAGGAGCACCGGACCCTATTTATGAAAGGTGCCCAGGAAAACGGTCATGATCCCAAAAAAGCTGAAGAGCTTTTTAACCTTATGGAAAAATTCGGCGGCTACGGCTTCAACAAGTCCCATTCAGCCGCCTATGCCCTGATTGCGTATCAAACTGCTTTTCTTAAAGCCCATTTTCCTGTTGAGTTCATTGCAGCCCTGATGACATCAGAACGCAGCAATTCCGATGCGGTGCTCAAATATATGGATGAATGCAAGGGCCATAACATCAAAGTGCTGCCCCCGGATGTCAACCAGAGTGACGCCTTTTTCAATGTGAATGATCATTGTATTCGTTTTGGTCTGGCTGCCATTAAAGGTGTGGGAGAGGCTGCCATTGAGTCTATTGTTCAGGATCGTGAAAAGGAAGGAGAATATACCAGCCTTTATAATTTTTGTGAACGGGTGAATTTGAGCAAAGCCAATAAAAAAGTGCTTGAGGCTCTGATTAAAAGCGGGGCTTTGGATACCACTGGGGATAAACGCGCCCAGATGATGGCGATGCTTGAAGATGCCCTGGATCATGGCGCCAGAATCCAGAAGGAAAAAGCAGATGCCCAGCTGGATCTGTTTGCCGATTCAGGTGTGGGCATTTGCCTGCCCTCCAATATTCCAAGAATGCCTGACATTGATGAATGGGAAGGCAAGGTTTTGCTGGAGTTGGAAAAAGAAGCTCTGGGGTTTTACATCACAGGACACCCCCTGGATGATTATGCAGATATTATACGCAAATTTACCAGTGTTAACACAATCAGTCTCCAAGACGTTAACGATGAAAAGATGGTCCGCATCGCCGGAAATCTGAAGGTGCAGAAAATTCACAAGACAAAAAAAGGGGACTTGATGGCTTTTTGTAGCATCGAGGATCAGTATTCAACTGTGGAACTGGTGGTGTTTCCAAATTTGTATGCCAGGACCCATACGTTCTTGTCCCAGGAGCAGGTTGTCATTATTGAAGCTGAAGTTCAGAGAAAAGAAAATACCGTCAAACTGATAGGCGAAGCCATTGTGCCCGCTACCCAAGCTGAAATTCTTTGGGCTGCCGGCATTGTCATGCAGGTGGATGCCCAGCACCATAAAACGGATGTGCTTGATCAGCTCAAACCTGTAATCGAGCGGTATCCCGGCAATTGTGTCTCCTTGTTCAACATTCACATCGATTCAGAACATCCAGATGTAATGGTCAAGTTATCGGATGATTACAAGTCTGATGCCTGCCCCGGCTTTTTTCAGGAGATTGAAACCATTCTTGGCCCGGGTACCATCGAAACCCGATGCGCTCCGGTTAAAGACAAGGTGAAAAAGAAAAAACGCTGGCCTAAAAAACAGGTTTCCTAA
- the sppA gene encoding signal peptide peptidase SppA: MFARRHPFLFFLCVICACFTLGLVAVSGVAVIGAFAVNSEIRSAIASTKGNIGVVEVTGPIISSKKIIQDFQGFMNDDAIKAIILRVDSPGGGIGPSQEIYRELMKNRDTKIVIASMGSVAASGGYYIACATQGIVANSGTITGSIGVIMEYANLEQIAEKIGISPVVIKSGEYKDMGSPMRKLKDSEKKLFQHLVDELHAQFVFDAAAARNMETDVMAKLADGRVYTGQTAMKLKLVDRIGNLDDAVQWAGQMAGIEGELTPVYPKADKMTLFKKLAETLFQDVNLGTRLSEQLRYVFN; the protein is encoded by the coding sequence TTACCTTGGGTCTGGTTGCCGTGTCCGGTGTTGCCGTAATAGGTGCATTTGCCGTAAACAGTGAAATTCGCAGTGCCATCGCTTCTACCAAGGGAAATATCGGCGTGGTTGAGGTGACAGGGCCTATCATATCTTCAAAAAAAATCATTCAAGATTTTCAAGGATTCATGAATGATGACGCCATTAAGGCGATTATTTTAAGGGTTGACAGTCCCGGCGGCGGGATCGGGCCTTCCCAGGAAATCTACCGGGAACTAATGAAGAACCGCGATACAAAAATAGTGATCGCATCCATGGGATCTGTTGCTGCCTCCGGGGGGTATTATATTGCTTGTGCCACCCAGGGTATTGTTGCAAATTCCGGCACCATCACTGGTTCCATCGGTGTGATCATGGAGTATGCCAATCTTGAACAGATTGCCGAAAAAATTGGAATCTCTCCTGTGGTAATAAAAAGCGGTGAATATAAGGACATGGGGTCTCCCATGAGAAAGCTTAAAGATAGTGAAAAAAAGCTGTTTCAACATCTTGTGGATGAACTGCATGCCCAGTTTGTGTTCGATGCGGCTGCTGCCAGGAATATGGAGACCGATGTCATGGCCAAACTGGCTGACGGCCGGGTTTATACCGGTCAGACCGCCATGAAACTGAAGTTGGTTGATCGTATCGGCAACCTGGATGATGCTGTGCAGTGGGCCGGACAGATGGCCGGCATTGAAGGCGAATTGACCCCGGTTTATCCCAAAGCGGATAAAATGACGTTGTTTAAAAAGCTGGCGGAAACCCTGTTTCAGGATGTTAATCTGGGTACCAGGCTGTCTGAACAGCTCAGGTATGTTTTCAATTAG
- a CDS encoding L-threonylcarbamoyladenylate synthase: MLYNVNPQTPQARIISIAVASLKKGGIIAYPTDTFYGIGCDIMNKNAIEKIYRIKQREKTKPFSFICPDLKNISQYAKVSNIAYRHMKRLLPGPYTFILPGSKMVPKIMLTKRKTAGIRVPANPIAISLAQELGNPIISTSATDPDGKVFEDASLLHDYFDARLDMVLDGGPVPNAPSSVISLVEDEPEVIRHGAGEVDLFE; this comes from the coding sequence ATGTTATATAATGTTAATCCCCAGACACCCCAGGCACGAATCATATCAATTGCTGTGGCAAGTCTCAAGAAAGGCGGTATCATTGCCTATCCCACAGATACCTTTTACGGTATCGGATGTGATATTATGAACAAAAATGCCATTGAAAAAATATATCGGATAAAACAACGGGAGAAAACCAAGCCGTTCAGCTTTATCTGTCCAGATCTGAAAAATATTTCCCAATATGCCAAGGTGTCCAATATAGCCTACCGCCATATGAAACGTTTGCTGCCAGGTCCATATACTTTTATTCTGCCCGGATCAAAAATGGTGCCCAAAATAATGTTGACCAAAAGAAAAACTGCAGGCATCAGAGTCCCGGCCAACCCAATTGCCATAAGCCTTGCCCAGGAACTGGGAAACCCCATTATTTCAACCTCGGCCACGGACCCTGACGGTAAAGTGTTTGAAGATGCATCTCTGCTCCATGATTATTTCGATGCAAGGCTGGACATGGTCCTGGATGGTGGTCCTGTGCCAAACGCCCCCTCTTCCGTGATCTCCCTGGTTGAGGATGAACCTGAGGTGATCAGGCATGGTGCAGGCGAGGTTGACCTTTTTGAGTAG
- the djlA gene encoding co-chaperone DjlA, with amino-acid sequence MSWLGKMIGGTIGLALGGPLGAVAGAAFGHAFVDKREDDYLRSIPGGKRTDLSSNEEAQLVFFTAAFSMLAKISKADGRISEEEIKVVERFMVNDLQLDEASRQTAQNIFRNAVTSSQTFEDFAQQFYSVFKYQANIIELMLDVLLRVSSADGNVSAIEEQMLLSASRIFRFSQSDYNRLHSRYVKKSDPYYAVLKCDENASNEEIKKKYRTLVQEYHPDKIQAKGLPEEFIKFATDKFTEIQDAYENIRKRRGF; translated from the coding sequence ATGAGTTGGCTTGGAAAAATGATTGGTGGTACCATCGGGCTGGCCTTGGGCGGGCCTCTGGGTGCTGTGGCAGGGGCTGCATTCGGCCACGCTTTTGTGGACAAAAGAGAGGATGACTATTTACGATCCATTCCGGGCGGTAAGCGCACTGACCTGTCTTCCAACGAAGAGGCCCAGCTTGTTTTTTTTACTGCGGCCTTTTCCATGCTGGCGAAAATCAGCAAAGCAGACGGCCGAATCAGTGAAGAGGAAATAAAAGTCGTTGAACGCTTTATGGTCAATGATCTTCAACTTGATGAAGCAAGTCGTCAGACGGCTCAAAATATTTTTAGGAATGCCGTGACATCTTCCCAGACCTTTGAGGATTTTGCCCAGCAGTTTTATTCGGTGTTTAAATACCAGGCCAATATCATCGAATTGATGTTGGATGTCTTGCTCAGGGTCTCTTCGGCTGACGGAAATGTCTCTGCGATCGAGGAACAAATGCTGTTGTCGGCTTCACGGATTTTTAGATTTTCCCAGTCGGATTACAACCGGCTTCATTCCAGGTATGTGAAAAAATCAGACCCCTATTATGCTGTGCTTAAATGTGATGAAAATGCGAGCAATGAGGAGATAAAAAAGAAATACCGGACCCTGGTCCAGGAGTATCACCCGGATAAAATTCAGGCCAAGGGACTGCCCGAAGAATTTATTAAGTTTGCAACGGATAAATTCACCGAAATTCAGGACGCTTACGAGAACATCAGGAAGCGCCGGGGATTTTGA
- the guaB gene encoding IMP dehydrogenase, whose protein sequence is MSNVLPEQGLSFDDVLLLPDYSAILPDEVITRTRLTKELELNIPIVSAAMDTVTESATAISMARAGGLGFIHRNLSIAEQVVEVDRVKKSESGMIVDPVIVHPDATISEILNIMAKYRISGIPVVEDDKLVGIVTNRDLRFETQLDKSAREVMTSENLVTVPEKCTLEESKIMLHRHRIEKLLVVDPQGKLKGLITIKDIEKIRKYPNACKDSLGRLRAGAAIGVGSDMMERVEALLTAGADALVIDTSHGHSQNVMSAIQRIKAAFPACQLIAGNVATETGAKALIDAGVDAVKIGIGPGSICTTRIVAGVGVPQLTAVMNCADISKKTGVPLIADGGIKFSGDLSKALGAGANSVMLGSLLAGTKESPGEIVIYQGRSYKAYRGMGSVEAMKKGSSDRYYQKDTGDNEELVPEGIVGRIPYRGTVRENIVQMIGGLKAGMGYLGAATIEELHQKATFVRITAAGLKESHVHDVAITKEAPNYRVENN, encoded by the coding sequence ATGTCCAATGTATTACCAGAGCAGGGGCTGTCTTTTGATGATGTGCTTCTGCTTCCCGATTATTCAGCCATCTTGCCTGACGAAGTGATCACACGCACCCGTTTGACCAAAGAACTTGAACTCAATATTCCCATTGTCAGTGCAGCCATGGATACGGTGACCGAATCAGCGACCGCCATCAGCATGGCCCGGGCCGGTGGCTTGGGTTTTATCCACAGAAACCTGAGCATTGCCGAGCAGGTGGTTGAAGTGGACCGGGTTAAAAAAAGCGAAAGCGGCATGATTGTTGACCCTGTGATAGTTCATCCCGATGCCACTATTTCTGAAATTTTGAATATCATGGCAAAATACCGAATTTCAGGTATTCCGGTTGTGGAAGATGATAAGCTGGTTGGCATTGTGACCAACAGGGATCTTCGTTTTGAGACCCAGTTGGATAAATCCGCTAGAGAGGTTATGACCAGTGAAAATCTGGTGACCGTGCCTGAAAAATGCACCCTGGAAGAATCCAAAATTATGCTTCATAGGCACAGGATTGAAAAACTTCTGGTGGTGGACCCCCAGGGTAAACTCAAGGGGCTTATCACCATCAAGGATATTGAAAAGATAAGAAAATATCCCAATGCATGCAAAGATTCTTTGGGACGACTGAGAGCCGGTGCTGCCATTGGGGTGGGATCTGATATGATGGAGCGCGTGGAAGCGCTTCTGACTGCAGGCGCAGATGCCCTGGTCATTGACACCTCCCATGGCCATTCTCAAAATGTGATGAGTGCAATTCAGCGAATCAAAGCGGCCTTTCCCGCCTGCCAGCTTATTGCCGGCAATGTGGCCACAGAGACCGGGGCAAAGGCGTTGATTGATGCAGGTGTTGATGCCGTTAAAATCGGTATTGGCCCGGGGTCCATATGCACCACCCGTATTGTTGCAGGTGTTGGCGTGCCTCAGCTTACCGCTGTGATGAATTGTGCCGATATCTCAAAAAAAACCGGCGTGCCCCTGATTGCCGACGGCGGCATCAAATTCTCCGGAGATCTATCAAAAGCCCTGGGCGCCGGTGCCAATTCCGTTATGCTGGGCAGCCTTCTGGCCGGCACCAAAGAAAGCCCCGGCGAAATCGTTATCTACCAGGGGCGCTCATATAAAGCCTACCGCGGCATGGGGTCTGTGGAAGCTATGAAAAAAGGCAGCTCCGACAGATATTATCAGAAAGATACCGGTGACAATGAAGAACTGGTTCCCGAAGGCATTGTGGGTCGGATTCCCTACCGTGGAACCGTCCGCGAGAATATTGTCCAGATGATCGGTGGTCTCAAGGCAGGTATGGGATATCTTGGAGCGGCTACTATTGAAGAACTGCACCAAAAGGCAACATTTGTCCGGATCACTGCGGCAGGATTAAAGGAAAGCCATGTCCATGACGTTGCCATCACCAAGGAAGCACCCAACTATAGAGTAGAAAACAATTAA
- a CDS encoding BON domain-containing protein: MRKKSVLKSQFFNFIISAMALLIMPGCGSKNTGSPVHYQANTENCTRSPVAFVSDAVLMGRIKSKFMSDDMVDDDSIHVKVRHGVVYLDGWVTDTYQRRMAQDLVRSIDGVGRVVSRLKLTNQGTIFRTAD, from the coding sequence ATGCGAAAAAAATCAGTTTTAAAATCCCAATTTTTTAATTTTATTATTTCAGCCATGGCTTTATTGATTATGCCGGGCTGTGGGTCCAAAAATACCGGTTCACCAGTGCACTACCAAGCCAACACAGAAAACTGCACCCGGTCTCCCGTCGCTTTTGTCAGTGATGCGGTGCTCATGGGCAGAATAAAATCTAAATTCATGTCCGATGACATGGTGGATGATGATAGTATCCACGTAAAAGTCCGCCATGGGGTGGTCTATCTTGACGGCTGGGTCACCGATACCTACCAGCGCCGCATGGCCCAGGATCTGGTCAGAAGTATTGACGGGGTGGGCCGGGTGGTAAGCCGTCTTAAGCTCACCAACCAGGGCACTATATTTAGAACCGCAGATTAA
- a CDS encoding 6-phosphofructokinase: protein MGKKIGVVTGGGDCPGLNAVIRAIVKAGDMKDFTTIGIRGGFDGLLTPVQAAPLTVRDMDGLLIRGGTILGTANSGRFSSKTGQGETRKISEDLMIQVRQTIEALGLNALVVIGGDGTLTTALQMHESGLPVIGVPKTIDNDLDATQQTFGFDTAVACAVDALDRLHSTAQSHNRVMVLEVMGRYAGWIATYAGLAGGADVILIPEIKFNMPAIEKKIRSREATGKLFTIVIVAEGAKLDETMVVSDNDKTDREVRLGGIGYAIAEKIQEKTGKESRCVVLGHLQRGGQPTHWDRQLCTRFGVQAVHMAATGNFGKMVALKPNGMMGSVDLKDAVNRIRSVDPNGELVLTARTLGICFGD, encoded by the coding sequence ATGGGGAAAAAAATTGGTGTTGTGACAGGGGGAGGGGACTGCCCCGGACTGAATGCAGTGATCCGAGCCATTGTAAAAGCCGGTGACATGAAGGACTTTACGACCATAGGCATTCGGGGTGGTTTTGACGGGCTTTTAACACCGGTTCAAGCTGCCCCGCTCACCGTCCGGGATATGGACGGGCTTCTTATTCGTGGCGGCACCATTCTGGGCACGGCAAACTCCGGCAGATTTTCATCGAAAACCGGCCAGGGCGAGACACGAAAAATATCAGAGGATCTTATGATTCAGGTCCGGCAGACTATTGAAGCGTTGGGCCTGAACGCACTTGTGGTGATCGGCGGGGACGGCACCCTGACCACAGCCCTGCAGATGCATGAATCAGGGCTGCCTGTCATCGGTGTACCCAAAACCATTGACAATGACCTGGATGCCACCCAGCAGACATTTGGATTTGACACAGCCGTGGCGTGTGCCGTGGACGCCCTTGATCGGCTACATTCAACGGCCCAGAGCCATAACCGGGTCATGGTACTTGAGGTCATGGGCCGGTATGCGGGCTGGATTGCTACCTATGCCGGGCTTGCCGGTGGTGCGGATGTGATTCTGATTCCTGAAATAAAATTTAACATGCCGGCCATAGAAAAAAAAATCAGATCCCGGGAAGCCACAGGTAAATTATTTACCATTGTTATTGTGGCTGAAGGCGCAAAACTTGACGAGACCATGGTGGTGTCCGACAATGATAAAACGGACAGAGAAGTCCGTCTTGGCGGCATTGGTTACGCAATCGCTGAAAAAATTCAGGAGAAAACCGGAAAAGAGAGCCGGTGCGTGGTCCTTGGGCATCTCCAGCGCGGGGGGCAGCCAACCCACTGGGACAGGCAGTTATGTACTCGATTCGGGGTTCAAGCAGTGCATATGGCAGCAACCGGAAATTTCGGCAAAATGGTGGCACTTAAGCCCAACGGAATGATGGGAAGTGTAGATTTAAAAGATGCCGTTAACAGAATACGCAGCGTAGATCCCAACGGAGAGTTGGTCCTGACGGCCAGAACGTTAGGCATCTGCTTTGGTGATTAA
- a CDS encoding Dabb family protein, producing MVKHIVFWTLKDSAEGRFAHQNAKEIKKRLEALNGRIPGLIKLEVGIDFGRTEASADVALYSELSDRNALNHYINHPEHLAVSDFVGKIRHDRTVVDYEI from the coding sequence ATGGTAAAACATATTGTTTTTTGGACCCTTAAGGATTCAGCTGAAGGCAGATTCGCCCACCAGAATGCAAAAGAGATAAAGAAAAGATTGGAAGCCCTCAACGGGCGCATTCCCGGGCTGATTAAACTTGAAGTCGGAATAGATTTCGGAAGGACAGAGGCATCGGCAGATGTTGCCCTTTATTCAGAACTGTCAGATCGAAACGCACTCAATCATTATATAAATCATCCTGAACATCTTGCTGTTTCGGACTTTGTCGGCAAAATTCGTCACGACCGTACTGTAGTCGACTATGAGATTTAA
- the mtaB gene encoding tRNA (N(6)-L-threonylcarbamoyladenosine(37)-C(2))-methylthiotransferase MtaB, producing MNKTTFYIESLGCKVNQYESDGIAAQLEAHGFSRAGKGSPADICIVNTCAVTSRAGMQSRQETRKLIREHPNATVIVTGCHAQTDPEQFKKISGVDLIVCHQDKPLIPAYLTRESPDKNLFKFRKPEYGKSACFVGFGESDRPVSGKMTRAYLKIQDGCNQFCTYCIIPYARGASVSMPFDQVVAHVASLNRQGFKEVILTGIHTGLYGLDLKPETSLTQLVQTLDENKPVDQIRISSIEPNEITDALINMARPGHILCDHFHIPLQAGDNDVLSRMKRPYSVEQFSDVIHSIHDTLPHAGIGLDVIMGFPGETEKAFENTYKLVAALPISYLHVFPFSPRQGTPAWHFTPKVASDTAKKRAALMRGLGEQKRSEFIKSNQGRVLKGLIQNQRDRRTGLLKAVTTNYLTILIENNGETYDNPNSLKGKIVNIKYEQCSSNCLVGSIVP from the coding sequence ATGAACAAAACGACATTTTATATCGAAAGCCTTGGCTGTAAAGTCAATCAATATGAATCAGACGGCATTGCAGCCCAGCTTGAAGCCCATGGCTTTTCAAGGGCGGGTAAGGGCAGCCCCGCTGATATTTGTATTGTCAACACCTGTGCGGTGACCTCCAGGGCCGGCATGCAGTCCCGCCAGGAAACCAGAAAACTGATCCGTGAACATCCAAATGCAACTGTGATTGTCACCGGATGCCATGCACAGACAGATCCGGAACAGTTTAAAAAAATTTCAGGGGTGGATCTCATTGTCTGCCACCAGGACAAACCCCTGATCCCCGCATATCTCACCCGGGAATCACCTGACAAAAATTTATTTAAATTTAGAAAGCCTGAATACGGCAAATCGGCATGCTTTGTGGGATTTGGTGAATCTGACCGGCCCGTATCCGGCAAAATGACCAGGGCCTATTTAAAAATCCAGGATGGGTGCAATCAGTTCTGCACCTATTGCATTATCCCCTATGCCAGGGGGGCATCCGTATCCATGCCTTTTGACCAAGTCGTAGCCCATGTTGCAAGCTTAAACAGGCAGGGGTTCAAAGAGGTTATTCTTACAGGCATTCACACTGGGTTATATGGCCTTGATTTAAAGCCGGAAACATCTTTGACGCAACTGGTACAAACCCTTGATGAAAACAAACCAGTGGATCAAATCAGAATTTCCTCGATTGAGCCCAATGAAATAACCGATGCTCTCATTAATATGGCGCGTCCAGGCCATATTTTGTGCGATCATTTTCATATCCCTCTCCAGGCGGGAGACAATGACGTGCTGTCCCGTATGAAACGCCCCTATTCAGTTGAACAGTTTTCAGATGTCATCCACAGCATCCATGATACCCTTCCCCATGCCGGTATTGGCCTTGATGTGATCATGGGTTTTCCTGGAGAAACCGAAAAGGCCTTTGAAAATACATACAAACTTGTGGCGGCGCTACCCATATCCTACCTTCATGTATTCCCCTTCTCGCCAAGACAAGGGACCCCTGCATGGCATTTCACGCCAAAGGTAGCGTCGGATACGGCCAAAAAAAGGGCTGCACTGATGCGGGGACTTGGTGAGCAAAAACGGTCTGAATTTATCAAATCAAACCAGGGCCGGGTTCTTAAAGGACTGATTCAGAATCAAAGGGACCGGCGCACAGGTCTGCTAAAGGCGGTTACCACCAATTACCTAACTATTCTTATTGAAAATAATGGGGAAACGTACGACAACCCGAACAGTCTAAAAGGAAAAATCGTTAATATTAAATATGAACAATGCAGCAGCAACTGCCTCGTCGGCAGCATTGTTCCCTGA